The Pyrus communis chromosome 12, drPyrComm1.1, whole genome shotgun sequence genomic sequence TGCTGCACCGGTGTTGGTACTCACCCAGATCAGGGCCAGTAtttcacgtgtatgtgcacatcgcaccgtatgctcactttggatccactgtaggtgccagtcctgttctagattgctataggcaattaggactttTATGCGTTGCACATAACGCCAATCTTCccatgattgtagtactaaagtgtatatcattgttacacccagtcctgttcatgtcagaatacctctgcatTAACTCATGTGTtagcatatgtcgatgagcactcgatatgagATGTTTACTTATACGAGATTATGTTGATTACGAAGTCATGTGTTTACTTACGAAATATTGAGCtgtattgaattcttgagatatttCAGGcgacggtaagtattttcacactatacgtagtatgtatattttggaaactatacttgttttacggagaggggttataatgttttccaaaaggtttttataaaactttatttttaggcccactcacccttgtttttcgcccttccaggttttagCAACTGAACTTTCGTATCaacaaggattcttggcaaatctggTATTGGAGACTATCtctgatggtataattctcaatcCACTATGCTATACTTtatttatgctctgacatcacgtgtgaaatttgttcattcccgctcaccagCGCACTCTTgtgtttaggcacttttaggtttaaatttagtctcatttttcacatcactacactttatggcttcatcaccctcTTTGTGTCAGAGTatgttgtaattgttttttatttaaattctaaTTCATGGAAGTTTTCATCTACTAGAGAGCaaataaaatattgtaaaagGGTTTAGTGGTTTAGTTATTGGATTAGGTAATGTTAGGGAAACTTAGATATAATTctttaaattaaatgatatggaagttaatgattggatattacttaagcattgattAAAGTActcatttctattggtgacacttTATTTAGTTTGCTAATTTTtcttgcaaatttagtctctgtAGCATTACTTATTGGATTGGATACTTCTACATTTGGATACTTTTTCCAATTGAACATTTAATTTGTTAGTTTAGTTTGACATAGTAGTTTAAGAGTCTAAATTTTAAGGGTCATTAATTGTTTGAACAGTCGGATCTGTGGCACTACTTTTTGACATATGTTTTTGTGGGCCTTTTTTGGTAATGTAGTTCAACGATCTGAATCGTCTATTTTTTATATCTTCCCTTAAAGATCATGTCTTCCAAAATCACCCAGATTTGAAACCATATGACCATTGAATTAAGTGTTTAGGGTTTCTTTGCAGTACTCATTCATTTTTCTTCACTAAAAATGAATTTCTTAATGGTTTTGGTTTGTCTATTTTTTGCAATGATGATCTATAAAtgatgttttaaaaaataaacggtttggattgttaaaatacattatgaaGTGGGCCCTATAAAAATTTGTGTAAAAAATAGTGTAAAAAAAGTGGTGTCACGAATCCACCATCTTATTTGAAATGATCAAATATTTCAGCAGTATATCGACAACATCTCGCCAGCATTTAATTTTACCATGTttacaattaaaatttgtaatttaatCGTTTCAGCcagtttttttataattttgtaaatcaaacaaCCATATAAAACCGCAAAAGCATCAAACATAATTCACaatatgtacattttttttattcaagcctcgaatttttcgtttttttctttttctttcctggAATTGACAAGTACCATCTTAGATGCTCAACCAGAACGCAAGAACACAGCTCACAAAAGGAAAGCATAAGCAGGGAAGCAAATAAGAGGAGAAGAAACCACAAATCACATGAACAAAGCTAATGAATTACGCATAGTCCTCAGATTGTAGGACTGGGGCATAGGACGCAATGAAAATGTCACCATAGACTAGCCCGGCAAGCCCACCACCAATAAGTGGCCCGACCCAGTAGATCCAAATATTTGAATAGCTGCCGCTGGCCACTGCTGGGCCGAACGATCGGGCCGGATTCATTGAGCCCCCGCTGAAGGGGCCAGCAGCGAGAATGTTAGCGCCAACAATGAAGCCGATCGCTATGGGCGCTATGGTTCCCAGTGAACCCTTCTTGGGGTCTGCAGCTGTAGCATAGACTGTGTAGACGAGAGCAAAGGTTATGATGATCTCAAACACCACACCTTCAATAGCACCTACTCCTGCACCGAGTGCATGGGTTGGAACATCCTGCCAAATACAAAGACATATAAGAACCACGTTCTATCAGACAGTCTAACATATTATGTTGTTAGGATGTCGACTGAAATAATCGATCATTTGAATTCTTAACAATATGTAATTCAGATTGATAATCATTTTCCTTGTATCTAACGTGTCAAACGAGTATGAAATTTGTTGAAGGAAATATTATATAATACCAATTGAGTAACAAACTTGACGAGAAAGCTAGCGACGATGGAGCCCAAGAGTTGGGCAATCCAATAGAAAATGCCAGTGAGGATGGTGATGTTGCCTCCGATGGCCAATCCAAATGTAACAGCTGGATTCAAATGGCCACCTGAGATGTTTGCAGCGATGGAAACCCCCACAAACAGCGCAAATGCATGGGCCACGGCAATCGCTACTAGCCCCGCAGGATCCAAGGATGCATCTGTGAGCTTACCtgcaaacacataaaaaaataatttaattggCTTGAAATTAAACACTTTAATTATGAAATAGTTAATCAAGTAATTACACTACTAAGTTGTACCAAACTTTTGATCATATTAGTTTTAGCATATCTGAAACtacatgatttttttatatgaatcaTTAATCTGATTAATTTTGTCTAACGGTTTAAATTCACGGTTGTAAATTTACAACATACACAGTTGTTCAACTATATTTACTTTTAACATAGGTTAACCTTTATAACCATAGCCCGTGCCATCTTTTTATTTAACTGGTTTAGACAAGTAATCTCTCGTGCAAGtaactttattaaaaaaagctTCATCAGTGCAGCCTTGCGGTGTGCTATTATAAGAGAGTGCGTGCACATAAACGTTCGGAAAACTTTATCGACGCTCTTTTAACATTTCAACACACAAAAGATCATGAACGCATGATTGTGAGAGTTGTTGACACACTTTTTAGCAAGTTTACCACGCATGATGATTGATGTTAAAAATTATGATATATAGTAATTATGACGAGTGCAAATTAATAATTAAGCGCAGTTAATTACCGTAAGCAACTGCGGATCCAACACCagcaaacacaaaaacaagggTGGCAATGAACTCAGCTATGTAAGCCTTGAGGGAGCAAACACTAAAAGAGTCACCAAAGCTACCAAAAGCTAGCTTCACCATTTTTGGTCACTAGAAAAACCAGGAAGAGAAGCAAAGAGTGTAATTTAGAAACTTAAACCGGCTGCAGCTGCTAATTCCGTTTAATTAGTGGCTTAATTGCACATTCTTTCAGCATGATCAACTATATATAGTGGTTAGTGACTGTCGATAGTAGTAGGTTATGCAACTCTGCGGGCGCCAACCGTGTGGGACCCGAATGAGTAGCTGGCATTGTCCGATTGGGTCCAAATGAGTCGCTGGCATCGTTCGATTGGATGCCGACCGACCGCCAGATAATTGTTTTTTAGGAATAGAGTTTATGTCATATAATAGGGGCATTATGAAGATAAGACAACTACATTAATTactagttttaattaattagtgaaCCGACATTGTATATTATAACTCTTTTGAGGAGATAAGCATGTTTATTCCGATGGAATATACAAGAATTTCATGAGCACCACGACATAGtatattttgatttaattttggaTGTGCAATGTCATTTTCCTAGGAACTTTTAGATTTAATATGTTGTAGGTTATGATGATTGAATATATAACAATGTTGTTAATCAAAACTCTCTTCAATGCACCGAAAAATATGtcatatttgattttaaattgGCTCACTCTTTCTAATGCTTCGTAAAAATTGAGGTTATGAGTTCGTTAGGAAGTGCTTCTAAAATAGCTAAAAGCAgctttagtgaaaatatttttggaatctattcttagtaaaaatgtaagtgaattttgaaaaaacaatTAAAGTGATTCCTACAAAAACTAGATGactggtgcttcttgcaaaaaacacttttgagtgattttagaacctaaaaacatttCGTCTAAAACCGCTTTCAGTcgttttaaaagtacttccaaacaaGTCTTATATATGACATTGGTGCTATATCTAAAGTCACATTTGAATTTGGGTATATTTCTAGAGTTAATTTTTGGATCCCCACCTCAGAAAGATAcgaaaattatatttaattctAAAGTTGGCTAAGGTTGAGTTTGGTAAAGCATTTACAAGAATCACCTGTTAATCAAAACTTAAGGGTAAAACT encodes the following:
- the LOC137711682 gene encoding probable aquaporin TIP-type, yielding MVKLAFGSFGDSFSVCSLKAYIAEFIATLVFVFAGVGSAVAYGKLTDASLDPAGLVAIAVAHAFALFVGVSIAANISGGHLNPAVTFGLAIGGNITILTGIFYWIAQLLGSIVASFLVKFVTQLDVPTHALGAGVGAIEGVVFEIIITFALVYTVYATAADPKKGSLGTIAPIAIGFIVGANILAAGPFSGGSMNPARSFGPAVASGSYSNIWIYWVGPLIGGGLAGLVYGDIFIASYAPVLQSEDYA